One genomic segment of Brevibacillus laterosporus LMG 15441 includes these proteins:
- a CDS encoding PEP/pyruvate-binding domain-containing protein: MTYILQMNRAEENELQKMGGKARALALLGQAGMVIPEWFVLTPEAFMESVPKSLMEELKGAVLQSEEAVTRVLRHITLEPNVEAMLKKEVEILCANNELVAVRSSALDEDGAEHSFAGQLESYLFVKPEDVPAKVLQVWRSGFSQRILTYRKEKGLSLLPQPPAVLIQRMVDSETAGVAFSADSLTGQRKIAIVGALYGLGTALVSGECDADTYKVNRNGEIVEREIATKLIAHRFSMESDEGVESEEVAVEKANQPALTDELVRSVAELARRCERHFGRPQDIEWAIQDGKLYLLQSRPITNLAEMIDPDDEFNLWDNSNISESYGGITTPLTFSFARHAYAEVYKSFCRIMGVSAEEIVNRDSVFRCMIGLVNGRVYYNLLNWYRCLALLPGYQMNRGFMEQMMGVKEALPQQLTDNVQQQVSMQDKLKDAMRLGKTIVKLIGNFRRLPKTIDVFYQRLNNALGITRPDLQQYSTVELANYYLKLQGQLLTRWDAPLINDFGAMIYYGLLRKLTTKWCNDEDSTLQNSLLAAEGGIISAEPAMRMKKLMKLTNQDATFIDILCNGTLAEIMKEMDRFPAFKEEYEAYLDKFGDRCLDELKLESVNLFDNPLPLLRSIGHLASRPAPTEMGPSEEEIRRMAEEQAFQSIGFNLFRRVLFRWVLKNARLRVRDRENLRFERTRVFGRCRSIFLEMGRRFYALDLLDDPRDVFYLEVGELLGMADGTATCSNLKGLVALRKAEFEKYHEMDVPEDRFETYGVIYKGNTFKAKSPKEPLTGDVMKGIGCATGVVRGPVRVVTDPRDVTLLPGEILVAERTDPGWIVLFSSAAGLLVERGSLLSHVSIVCREIGIPGIVSVTGLTRWLKTGDWVEFDGSTGVIRKITPEEGSISA; encoded by the coding sequence ATGACGTATATTTTACAAATGAACCGTGCAGAGGAGAATGAGCTGCAAAAGATGGGCGGTAAAGCTCGTGCCCTCGCTTTGCTGGGACAGGCAGGTATGGTGATTCCCGAGTGGTTTGTTCTTACACCAGAGGCTTTTATGGAAAGTGTTCCAAAAAGTCTTATGGAGGAGTTAAAGGGAGCGGTTCTTCAATCAGAAGAGGCAGTCACCCGGGTTTTAAGGCACATTACTTTAGAACCGAATGTGGAGGCGATGTTAAAAAAAGAAGTTGAGATACTTTGCGCAAATAATGAATTGGTGGCTGTCCGTTCCTCTGCATTAGATGAGGATGGGGCTGAACACTCCTTTGCTGGACAGCTAGAAAGCTACTTGTTTGTCAAACCAGAGGATGTGCCAGCTAAGGTGCTTCAGGTCTGGCGATCTGGCTTTAGTCAACGAATCTTGACCTATCGAAAAGAAAAGGGGCTTAGCTTGCTGCCCCAGCCACCCGCAGTTCTTATCCAACGAATGGTTGACTCAGAAACAGCCGGGGTAGCATTCAGTGCAGATTCCTTGACGGGACAAAGAAAAATTGCCATCGTGGGGGCCTTGTACGGGCTTGGAACAGCGCTAGTATCAGGAGAATGCGATGCAGACACGTATAAAGTGAATCGTAATGGGGAGATTGTGGAGCGTGAAATAGCGACAAAGCTGATTGCGCATCGTTTCTCAATGGAAAGCGATGAGGGCGTGGAGAGTGAAGAGGTAGCGGTTGAGAAGGCAAATCAGCCAGCCCTTACAGATGAACTAGTGCGATCAGTTGCAGAGCTAGCCCGCCGTTGCGAACGCCATTTCGGACGACCCCAGGATATTGAGTGGGCCATTCAGGATGGAAAGCTCTATCTCTTGCAATCACGTCCAATCACCAACTTAGCGGAGATGATTGACCCTGATGATGAGTTTAATCTATGGGATAACAGCAATATTTCAGAAAGCTATGGCGGTATCACAACCCCCCTGACATTTTCATTTGCCCGTCACGCTTATGCTGAGGTATACAAGTCGTTCTGCCGAATAATGGGGGTTTCCGCTGAGGAGATTGTTAATCGGGATTCCGTGTTCCGTTGCATGATTGGCCTTGTCAATGGACGAGTGTATTACAACCTGCTGAACTGGTATCGTTGTCTGGCACTGCTTCCTGGTTATCAAATGAATCGAGGTTTTATGGAACAGATGATGGGGGTTAAGGAAGCACTTCCCCAGCAACTGACGGATAATGTTCAACAGCAGGTGAGCATGCAAGACAAACTCAAGGATGCAATGCGTCTTGGTAAAACAATTGTTAAATTGATTGGCAATTTCAGACGTTTGCCAAAGACGATCGACGTTTTTTACCAACGCTTAAACAATGCGCTTGGTATTACACGCCCAGACCTGCAACAATACAGTACAGTCGAGCTAGCCAACTACTATCTGAAGCTACAAGGTCAGCTTCTAACTCGTTGGGATGCCCCATTGATTAATGATTTTGGAGCTATGATCTACTACGGTTTATTGCGAAAGCTGACGACTAAATGGTGCAATGATGAAGATTCTACCCTACAGAATTCACTGCTCGCAGCAGAAGGTGGCATTATCAGTGCAGAACCAGCAATGCGTATGAAAAAGCTGATGAAGCTAACGAACCAAGATGCCACCTTCATCGACATCCTCTGCAATGGCACTCTAGCAGAAATCATGAAGGAAATGGATCGATTCCCTGCATTTAAAGAAGAGTACGAGGCTTATTTGGACAAATTCGGAGATCGTTGTTTGGATGAACTCAAGCTAGAGAGCGTTAATCTGTTTGACAACCCGCTTCCGTTGTTGCGCTCTATTGGCCATCTTGCATCCCGTCCCGCCCCAACTGAGATGGGACCAAGCGAGGAAGAAATAAGACGCATGGCAGAGGAGCAAGCATTTCAATCTATCGGCTTCAATCTGTTTCGTCGAGTCCTTTTTCGCTGGGTACTTAAAAATGCGCGATTGCGTGTTCGTGATCGGGAAAACCTACGATTCGAACGAACACGAGTCTTTGGTCGTTGCCGTTCCATCTTTCTTGAAATGGGGCGTCGCTTTTATGCACTCGATCTGCTTGACGATCCCCGCGATGTATTCTATTTGGAAGTGGGAGAATTGCTTGGTATGGCAGACGGAACTGCAACATGCAGCAACCTAAAGGGACTAGTAGCATTGCGAAAAGCTGAATTTGAAAAATATCATGAAATGGATGTGCCTGAGGATCGCTTTGAAACGTATGGCGTCATTTATAAAGGTAATACGTTTAAAGCGAAAAGCCCTAAAGAACCACTGACAGGGGATGTGATGAAAGGAATCGGTTGTGCGACGGGTGTCGTACGTGGTCCGGTTCGTGTGGTTACGGATCCCCGTGATGTGACGTTGCTTCCAGGAGAAATCCTTGTAGCTGAGCGGACTGATCCAGGCTGGATCGTACTTTTCTCCTCAGCAGCCGGATTGTTGGTCGAACGAGGAAGTCTGCTGTCTCATGTATCTATTGTTTGTCGTGAGATTGGTATTCCAGGAATCGTTTCTGTAACTGGTTTGACTCGATGGTTGAAAACAGGAGATTGGGTTGAATTTGACGGTAGTACAGGGGTCATTCGTAAGATCACCCCGGAGGAGGGATCGATCAGTGCCTAG
- a CDS encoding hydroxymethylglutaryl-CoA reductase, translated as MKCSTSKKVDNHMLRSVDDNLYQEHFATNDSPLPKRVPGGARVSSKAIESRWELLSVRPEAKEQLLGNQTVDQLELYQKNIENLIGTVSIPVGLAGPLRINGLYAQGDYYIPLATTEAALVASYSRGAQVISQAGGCRTVILKEAIGRTPGFIFESVVEASRFANWAVFEFDTFREVAQSTTNFGQLIRMDHMIEGNYVYLIFEFSTGDASGQNMVTIATQEICNYIRQHSPVPFKNSFVEANFSGDKKASAKSFMTVRGKKVCAEVVLPAKLVRQRFHTTPENMEKYWRMAFVGGVLQGMIGSQGHVANGLAALYLATGQDVACVSESSVGVTRFELTENGDLYASITLPNVIVGTVGGGTGLPSQKACLEIMGLSGAGHVHALAEVCAGLVLAGELSIIAALAADDFTRAHHKLSRGTDGTAQGMVKQYV; from the coding sequence ATGAAATGTTCAACTAGTAAAAAAGTAGATAATCACATGCTGCGTAGTGTTGATGACAATCTATATCAGGAGCATTTTGCTACCAACGATAGCCCCCTTCCAAAACGTGTACCCGGGGGAGCAAGAGTTTCGTCCAAAGCTATCGAGTCTAGATGGGAATTACTGTCGGTTCGACCTGAGGCCAAGGAACAATTACTAGGCAATCAAACCGTAGACCAACTTGAGTTGTATCAAAAAAACATTGAGAATCTGATTGGCACTGTCAGTATCCCGGTAGGCTTGGCTGGTCCTTTACGGATCAATGGTCTTTATGCCCAAGGTGATTACTATATTCCTTTAGCTACTACCGAGGCTGCTCTCGTAGCTTCTTATAGTCGTGGTGCGCAGGTCATTAGCCAAGCAGGTGGATGCAGAACAGTGATTTTGAAAGAAGCGATTGGGAGGACCCCTGGCTTTATCTTTGAGAGCGTAGTAGAGGCGAGTCGATTTGCTAACTGGGCGGTTTTTGAATTTGATACCTTCCGCGAGGTTGCCCAGAGTACAACAAACTTTGGGCAGCTTATTAGAATGGATCATATGATCGAGGGTAACTACGTGTATCTTATTTTCGAGTTTTCAACTGGAGACGCATCTGGACAAAACATGGTAACGATCGCAACACAAGAAATCTGCAACTATATTCGACAGCATTCACCAGTTCCGTTCAAGAATAGCTTTGTTGAAGCGAACTTTTCGGGAGACAAGAAAGCTTCTGCAAAATCTTTCATGACCGTGAGAGGGAAAAAGGTTTGTGCTGAAGTGGTATTACCTGCAAAATTGGTTCGCCAACGCTTCCACACTACTCCTGAAAATATGGAAAAGTACTGGAGAATGGCATTTGTAGGTGGAGTTCTGCAAGGTATGATTGGTTCCCAAGGTCACGTAGCTAATGGTTTGGCTGCCTTGTATCTAGCAACAGGACAAGACGTTGCTTGTGTATCTGAATCGTCCGTTGGCGTTACACGATTCGAACTAACAGAAAATGGGGACCTGTATGCATCGATAACGTTACCGAATGTTATTGTGGGTACGGTGGGCGGAGGTACAGGGTTGCCGAGTCAAAAGGCATGCCTTGAAATTATGGGACTTTCAGGTGCTGGACATGTACACGCGCTTGCGGAGGTATGTGCCGGTCTAGTTTTAGCCGGGGAACTGTCGATCATTGCGGCATTGGCCGCTGATGATTTTACTAGAGCCCATCATAAGCTTTCTCGTGGCACAGATGGAACAGCTCAAGGGATGGTGAAGCAATATGTCTAA
- a CDS encoding FecCD family ABC transporter permease has translation MKQLKHKSRPAIALIMIIGLFIALVFVMVASISLGAADIDFLTVWSSIVSFNPDLTSHQIIQELRLPRSIAAGLVGAFLAVSGAIMQGMTRNPLGDPSIMGITNGAGFAIALAFAFFPGLSNMSMMAFSFMGAGLGAGLVFAVGSLSKGGLTPVKLALAGAAVGALLTSLSSAIAIHFHVAKDISFWFAGGVANTPWISVELLCLVGAIGLPIALLLARSITILSLGEDVSKGLGQRNFIIKVICTLVVLLLTGASVAVAGFIGFMGLVIPHITRSLVGVDYRWIIPCSALLGALLLIVSDIGARLVNAPFETPVGAVTAILGAPFFLYLARREGRGL, from the coding sequence ATGAAACAGCTAAAGCACAAATCTAGACCCGCAATTGCTCTTATCATGATTATTGGTTTGTTCATAGCACTTGTTTTTGTAATGGTGGCTTCTATCTCTTTGGGAGCAGCAGATATTGATTTTTTGACGGTGTGGTCAAGCATTGTTTCTTTTAATCCTGACCTAACCTCCCATCAGATTATTCAAGAATTACGCTTGCCTCGGTCAATAGCGGCAGGTTTAGTGGGGGCTTTTTTGGCTGTATCGGGAGCTATTATGCAAGGCATGACCCGAAATCCCCTAGGGGACCCGTCCATTATGGGCATAACGAATGGAGCGGGGTTTGCGATTGCGCTGGCCTTTGCCTTTTTTCCAGGTCTGTCAAACATGAGCATGATGGCCTTTTCTTTTATGGGAGCAGGATTAGGTGCTGGTCTCGTATTCGCTGTTGGATCATTGTCTAAAGGGGGGCTAACTCCCGTAAAATTAGCACTGGCTGGTGCAGCGGTAGGCGCATTACTTACTTCGCTATCTTCTGCCATCGCGATTCATTTTCATGTAGCTAAGGATATAAGCTTCTGGTTTGCAGGAGGGGTGGCAAATACGCCCTGGATCAGTGTCGAATTGTTATGTCTTGTGGGGGCTATCGGGCTTCCGATTGCTTTGCTATTAGCGCGTTCTATTACGATTCTTAGTCTAGGTGAAGATGTTTCGAAAGGCTTAGGACAACGCAATTTTATCATTAAAGTGATTTGTACCTTGGTTGTGTTGCTACTGACAGGAGCATCTGTAGCGGTAGCTGGTTTTATTGGATTTATGGGGCTGGTAATTCCACATATAACACGTTCATTAGTAGGAGTAGATTATCGCTGGATTATTCCTTGCTCCGCTTTACTAGGAGCACTGTTGCTCATTGTATCTGATATTGGTGCTCGTTTAGTAAATGCCCCTTTTGAAACGCCAGTGGGGGCTGTGACTGCCATTCTAGGAGCACCGTTCTTTCTATATTTGGCTAGACGTGAAGGGAGGGGCTTATAA
- a CDS encoding UbiA family prenyltransferase, whose protein sequence is MSNVSYQQLSWSRRWWIYQRERFPVVQNGIVVAVFSISTMLYSSILRNGSSPSFQSLVIGFLSTFLFFLLLRIADEFKDFEEDSRFRSYRAVPRGVVTLKHLGVLGVFIGLLQLGMAYWLSPKLIFWLVLAWGYLALMSKEFFVKEWLKAHPIIYLLSHMVMMPMIVMYIVACDWVTASDTIPSGLPWLLLASYGNGIILEIGRKIRIPEDEEYGVETYSFLWGYKRATWIWVAVVFLTSFVVWMASVQVGAGQIVMWCAGLNVLIAVWMAVTFLKSMTTKVAQAIEKVSGLLIILLYLSLGLVPLLF, encoded by the coding sequence ATGTCTAATGTGAGCTATCAACAGCTTTCTTGGTCGAGACGTTGGTGGATTTATCAGCGGGAGAGATTTCCCGTTGTTCAAAATGGAATCGTGGTCGCTGTATTCAGTATATCTACGATGCTTTACTCTTCTATTCTGAGAAACGGGTCTTCACCCAGTTTCCAGTCGCTTGTAATTGGTTTCTTGTCGACTTTTTTGTTCTTTTTGCTGTTGCGCATTGCTGATGAATTTAAGGACTTTGAGGAAGACTCCCGATTTCGTTCGTATCGGGCTGTTCCGCGTGGGGTTGTAACCCTGAAGCATCTCGGAGTGCTTGGTGTTTTCATAGGACTTCTTCAACTTGGTATGGCATATTGGTTGTCTCCAAAGCTTATTTTTTGGTTAGTGCTTGCATGGGGCTATCTAGCTTTAATGAGTAAGGAATTTTTTGTCAAGGAATGGTTAAAAGCTCACCCAATTATTTACCTGCTGTCCCATATGGTAATGATGCCGATGATTGTGATGTATATCGTGGCATGCGACTGGGTGACAGCTTCAGATACAATTCCTTCTGGGCTTCCTTGGCTTTTACTAGCCAGCTACGGAAACGGAATCATTCTGGAGATCGGGCGCAAGATTCGAATCCCCGAGGATGAGGAATATGGTGTCGAGACCTACAGCTTTTTGTGGGGCTACAAAAGGGCAACCTGGATATGGGTGGCCGTTGTGTTTTTGACATCTTTCGTGGTTTGGATGGCTTCCGTACAAGTGGGCGCTGGCCAAATCGTGATGTGGTGTGCTGGATTAAATGTGCTGATCGCAGTTTGGATGGCAGTGACGTTTCTTAAATCTATGACAACGAAAGTAGCACAGGCTATAGAAAAAGTTTCGGGTCTACTCATTATTTTGCTGTATCTTAGCCTGGGACTTGTTCCACTTTTATTTTAG
- a CDS encoding FecCD family ABC transporter permease: MQVLQKGRKSPWVVLGLITSLIIVVFFVSLHLGVIRIALVDVIVTLFGFGTADHQLILFEFRLPRMVIALLIGAGLAISGAILQSVSQNELAEPGIIGINSGAGLFVVIYIYLFSGSMTAIGTMSIFILPVIALLGASLSAFIIYLLAWKNGVTPTRLILVGIALNAILGAFLIVFQLKMNDTDFMKAMIWLSGSIWSTNWTYVLATLPWIVFLIPYTMYKARYLNVLHLGDDIAVSLGTNVERERRLLLATAVALAGACVAVGGGISFLGLVAPHLAKKMVGPKHQILIPTAALLGALLLLSADTIGRNILAPSELPVGIVVSALGAPYFIYLLMKSKS; encoded by the coding sequence ATGCAAGTATTGCAAAAAGGAAGAAAAAGCCCCTGGGTAGTTCTTGGATTGATTACATCGCTGATCATCGTAGTATTTTTTGTCAGTCTACATTTAGGAGTTATTCGCATTGCACTCGTGGATGTCATAGTAACCTTGTTTGGATTTGGAACAGCGGATCATCAGTTGATATTATTTGAGTTTCGGCTACCACGGATGGTTATTGCTTTATTAATTGGAGCTGGTCTTGCTATTTCTGGAGCTATTTTGCAAAGTGTCTCGCAAAATGAATTGGCTGAACCGGGAATTATCGGAATTAATTCTGGAGCAGGCTTGTTTGTCGTCATCTATATTTATCTATTTAGTGGCTCGATGACAGCCATTGGCACCATGTCTATTTTTATTTTGCCAGTAATAGCATTACTAGGAGCTTCGCTATCTGCCTTTATCATTTATCTGTTAGCATGGAAAAATGGTGTGACTCCGACACGGCTGATTTTGGTCGGGATTGCTTTGAACGCGATATTGGGTGCATTCCTAATTGTGTTCCAGCTTAAAATGAACGATACAGATTTTATGAAGGCTATGATCTGGTTGTCCGGGAGCATTTGGAGTACGAATTGGACATATGTACTGGCTACACTTCCGTGGATTGTTTTTCTTATTCCTTATACCATGTATAAAGCACGCTATTTAAACGTGTTGCATCTAGGCGATGATATTGCTGTGAGTTTAGGGACGAATGTAGAGAGGGAACGAAGATTGTTACTAGCAACGGCTGTTGCGTTAGCAGGTGCTTGCGTGGCGGTTGGAGGAGGAATATCGTTCCTTGGTTTGGTTGCTCCTCATCTAGCTAAAAAAATGGTAGGACCGAAGCATCAAATTTTAATTCCTACGGCTGCACTGCTTGGAGCACTTCTTTTACTCTCTGCCGATACGATTGGACGCAATATCTTAGCTCCATCGGAATTACCAGTCGGAATTGTAGTATCTGCTTTAGGGGCTCCTTATTTTATTTATTTGTTAATGAAATCGAAGTCATAG
- a CDS encoding ABC transporter ATP-binding protein has protein sequence MLRRFFSYYRPYKGLFILDFSCAIIAGLLELVFPLAVNQFVDKLLPGQNWSLIIGACFALLGIYVLNTALNFVVTYWGHMLGINIETDMRKKLFDHIQKLSFRFFDNNKTGHLMSRMSNDLMEIGEIAHHGPEDLFIAIMTLCGAFGVMLYINWQLALLTFLVIPFLIWLTVFFNKKMTVAFRRMFSDIADFNARVENNIGGIRVVQAFGNEEYEKAQFAINNGRFRLTKLLSYKIMAMNMSISYLLMRLVTLFVLICGTWFVIKGHLTAGEFVGFVLLTNILFKPIEKINAVIELYPKGIAGFKRYVELLDTAPDIADSTNAIAVDHLKGNIEYHDVTFGYQNKENILNSINLTIRAGETVAFVGPSGAGKTTLCSLLPRFYDVTSGKITIDGMDIRDLKLESLRKQIGIVQQDVFLFSGTLRENIKYGNLQASDEEIWDAARHAKLEEFILSQKDGLETIIGERGVMLSGGQKQRLAIARMFLKNPPILILDEATSALDTETELAIQKSLEKLSEGRTTLVIAHRLATIKNADRIVVVTKDGITEQGNHQELLAAKGVYSRLHEAQFSTLVQ, from the coding sequence GTGTTACGCCGGTTTTTTTCTTATTATCGCCCTTATAAAGGGTTATTTATTTTGGATTTTTCATGTGCCATTATTGCAGGCTTACTAGAATTAGTATTTCCTTTGGCAGTTAATCAATTTGTCGATAAACTGCTTCCTGGGCAAAATTGGTCGCTGATTATTGGGGCTTGTTTTGCTTTGTTGGGAATTTATGTTTTAAACACAGCCCTTAATTTTGTTGTCACATATTGGGGACATATGCTTGGTATTAATATCGAAACGGATATGCGGAAAAAGCTGTTTGACCATATCCAGAAGCTGTCATTCCGATTTTTTGACAATAACAAGACAGGACATTTAATGTCTCGTATGTCAAATGATTTGATGGAAATTGGAGAGATAGCTCACCATGGGCCAGAGGATTTGTTCATTGCTATCATGACCCTCTGCGGTGCATTTGGTGTCATGTTGTATATTAATTGGCAATTAGCCTTGCTCACATTCCTCGTTATTCCTTTTTTGATTTGGCTAACCGTTTTCTTTAACAAGAAAATGACGGTTGCTTTTCGAAGAATGTTTTCCGATATTGCAGATTTTAATGCGAGAGTAGAGAATAACATTGGTGGCATTCGTGTGGTACAAGCATTTGGTAATGAGGAGTATGAGAAAGCTCAATTTGCTATTAATAATGGTCGTTTTCGTTTGACCAAGCTGCTCTCTTACAAGATCATGGCTATGAATATGTCTATCAGCTACCTGCTTATGCGGCTAGTGACACTATTTGTCTTGATTTGTGGAACTTGGTTTGTCATTAAGGGGCATTTGACAGCAGGTGAATTTGTAGGTTTTGTATTGCTCACAAATATATTGTTTAAACCTATTGAAAAAATTAACGCAGTTATTGAACTTTATCCAAAAGGGATTGCTGGCTTTAAGCGCTATGTGGAGCTTTTAGATACTGCTCCAGATATAGCTGACTCTACTAACGCGATCGCTGTAGATCATTTAAAAGGAAACATAGAATATCACGATGTTACCTTTGGCTATCAAAATAAAGAAAATATCCTAAACAGTATCAATTTAACCATTCGTGCAGGTGAAACTGTAGCCTTTGTCGGGCCGTCCGGTGCTGGAAAAACAACGCTGTGCAGTTTATTGCCACGTTTTTATGATGTTACCTCAGGCAAAATTACCATTGATGGAATGGATATTCGAGATTTGAAGCTGGAATCCTTACGTAAACAGATTGGGATTGTTCAGCAGGATGTTTTCTTGTTCTCAGGAACACTTCGAGAGAATATTAAATATGGAAACTTACAAGCTAGCGATGAGGAAATATGGGATGCTGCGCGTCATGCTAAATTGGAAGAATTCATTCTCTCTCAAAAGGATGGATTGGAAACGATTATTGGTGAGAGAGGTGTCATGCTGTCAGGTGGGCAGAAGCAACGTTTAGCCATTGCGCGTATGTTCTTAAAGAACCCGCCTATCCTTATTTTGGATGAAGCAACATCTGCCTTGGATACAGAGACAGAGCTAGCGATCCAGAAATCACTGGAAAAACTGTCTGAAGGAAGAACGACACTTGTCATTGCACACCGTTTAGCAACGATTAAAAATGCTGATCGTATCGTGGTTGTGACAAAAGACGGAATTACAGAGCAAGGAAATCATCAGGAGTTACTTGCGGCAAAAGGAGTTTATAGTAGATTGCATGAAGCTCAATTTTCTACATTAGTACAATAA